The Benincasa hispida cultivar B227 chromosome 11, ASM972705v1, whole genome shotgun sequence genome has a segment encoding these proteins:
- the LOC120089729 gene encoding hydroxymethylglutaryl-CoA synthase — protein sequence MANNVGILALDIYFPPTYVQQEALEAHDGASKGKYTIGLGQDCMAFCTEVEDVISMSLTAVTSLLEKYGIDPKQIGRLEVGSETVIDKSKSIKTFLMQIFEKHGNTDIEGVDSTNACYGGTAALFNCVNWVESSSWDGRYGLVVCTDSAVYAEGPARPTGGAAAIAMLIGPDAPIAFESKLRGSHMSHVYDFYKPNLASEYPVVDGKLSQTCYLMALDSCYKQLCHKYEKLEGKQFSISNADYFVFHSPYNKLVQKSFARLLFNDFKRNASSIDEPAKEKLAPFSNLSNDESYQSRDLEKITQQLAKPLYDAKVQPSTLIPKQVGNMYTASLYAAFISLLHNKNNSLVGNRVILFSYGSGSTATMFSLKLNEGQNPFSLSNISAILNVDKKLKSRHELVPEKFVEIMQLMEHRYGAKDFVTSKDCSLLSPGTYYLTEVDSLYRRFYAKKDGESEKIENGVVANGH from the exons ATGGCAAACAATGTCGGAATTCTCGCTCTAGATATCTACTTCCCTCCTACCTACGTTCAGCAG GAAGCATTGGAAGCTCATGATGGCGCAAGCAAGGGGAAATACACTATTGGGCTTGGACAGGATTGCATGGCATTCTGTACTGAGGTTGAAGATGTCATCTCTATGAG CTTGACAGCTGTCACTTCCCTTCTTGAAAAGTATGGAATTGATCCAAAACAAATTGGCCGGCTAGAAGTAGGCAGTGAGACTGTTATAGATAAAAGCAAATCAATTAAGACTTTCCTGATGCAAATATTTGAG AAACATGGAAATACCGATATTGAAGGTGTTGATTCAACTAATGCATGCTATGGGGGTACAGCTGCCCTATTCAACTGTGTCAACTGGGTAGAGAGCAGCTCCTGGGATGGGCGTTATGGTCTTGTGGTGTGCACAGATAGTGCG GTCTATGCTGAAGGACCTGCTCGTCCTACTGGTGGGGCTGCAGCTATTGCCATGCTGATTGGACCTGATGCTCCTATTGCTTTTGAAAGCAAGTTGAGGGGAAGCCATATGTCTCATGTTTATGATTTTTACAAGCCTAACCTAGCCAGTGAATACCCG GTTGTTGATGGTAAGCTCTCTCAAACATGTTACCTCATGGCCTTGGATTCATGCTACAAACAATTATGTCACAA GTACGAGAAACTGGAGGGCAAACAATTTTCCATTTCCAATGCTGACTATTTTGTATTTCATTCTCCCTATAATAAG CTTGTGCAGAAGAGCTTTGCTCGATTGCTCTTTAATGACTTCAAGAGAAATGCCAG CTCAATCGATGAACCTGCTAAAGAAAAGCTGGCCCCATTTTCAAACTTGTCTAACGATGAAAGTTACCAGAGTCGGGATCTCGAAAAG ATAACTCAACAACTTGCAAAGCCTCTTTATGATGCAAAGGTGCAACCCTCCACTTTGATACCAAAGCAAGTTGGAAACATGTATACTGCTTCTCTCTATGCAGCATTTATATCACTTCTTCACAACAAGAATAACTCATTG GTAGGAAATAGGGTGATATTGTTCTCTTATGGAAGTGGGTCAACTGCAACGATGTTCTCATTGAAACTCAATGAAGGTCAAAATCCCTTTAGTTTGTCCAACATTTCAGCTATCTTGAACGTGGATAAAAAGTTGAAATCGAGACATGAG TTGGTACCCGAGAAATTTGTCGAAATAATGCAGCTGATGGAGCATCGATATGGGGCCAAGGACTTCGTGACAAGCAAGGATTGCAGCCTGCTATCACCAGGCACCTACTATCTCACTGAAGTTGATTCATTATACAGGAGATTCTACGCCAAGAAGGATGGCGAAAGTGAAAAGATTGAGAATGGTGTGGTTGCTAATGGCCACTGA